Proteins co-encoded in one Malus sylvestris chromosome 7, drMalSylv7.2, whole genome shotgun sequence genomic window:
- the LOC126628723 gene encoding protein EXPORTIN 1A-like, with product MAAEKLRDLSQPIDVGLLDATVVAFYGTGSKEERTAADQILRDLQNNPDMWLQVVHILQSAKNLNTKFFALQVLEGVIKYRWNALPVEQRDGMKNYISDVIVQLSSNEASFRMERLYVSKLNIILVQILKHDWPTKWRSFIPDLVSAAKTSETICENCMAILKLLSEEVFDFSRGEMTQLKIKELKQSLNSEFQLIHELCLYVLSASQRTELIRATLSTLHAFLSWIPLGYIFESPLLETLLKFFPMPLYRNLALQCLTEVAALSFGEFYNAQYVKMYNIFMVQLQTILPSTTNIPEAYANGSGEEQAFIQNLALFLTSFYKSHIRVLETTPETIAALLMGLEYLVNISYVDDTEVFKVCLDYWNALVLELFEANHNLDNPAVSANMMGLQMNLLPSMVDGLGSQLLQRRQIYVGIMSKLRLLMICRMAKPEEVLIVEDENGNIVRETLKDNDVLVQYKIMRETLIYLSHLDHDDTEKQMLKKLNKQLTGEDWAWNNLNTLCWAIGSISGSMMEEQENRFLVMVIRDLLNLCEIIKGKDNKAVIASNIMYVVGQYPRFLRAHWKFLKTVVNKLFEFMHETHPGVQDMACDTFLKIVQKCKRKFVIVQVGENEPFVSELLTSLPSTVGDLQPHQIHTFYEAVGHMIQAESDPKKREEYLQRLMGLPNQKWAEIIGQARLSVDFLKDQEVIRTVLNILQTNTSVASSLGTFFLSQISMIFLDMLNVYRMYSELVSSNIAEGGPYASKTSYVKLLRSVKRETLKLIETFLDKAEDQPHIGKQIVPPMLDPVLGDYARNLPDARESEVLSLFATIINKYKGAMIDDVPRIFEAVFQCTLEMITKNFEDYPEHRLKFFSLLRAIAAHCFAALIRLSSPQLKLVMDSIIWAFRHTERNIAETGLNLLLEMLRNFQNSEFCNQFYRTYFLTIEQEIFAVLTDTFHKPGFKLHVLVLQHLFSLVGSNLLKEPLWDVAAVPYQYPNNGMFVREYTIKLLSTSFPNMTGAEVAQFVNGLFESTADIPTFKNHIRDFLVQSKEFSAQDNKDLYAEEAAAQRERDRQRMLSIPGLIAPNEIQDEMVDS from the exons ATGGCGGCTGAGAAGCTAAGGGACTTGAGCCAGCCGATTGACGTTGGCTTGCTCGATGCCACCGTCGTCGCCTTCTACGGCACCGGATCTAAGGAGGAG AGGACAGCTGCAGACCAGATATTGAGGGACTTGCAAAACAATCCCGATATGTGGCTCCAAGTTGTGCACATTTTACAGAGCGCAAAGAACCTAAACACCAAGTTCTTTGCCCTGCAG GTCCTAGAAGGGGTTATCAAGTATAGGTGGAATGCATTGCCTGTTGAACAGCGAGACggaatgaaaaattatatttctgatGTCATTGTACAG CTATCAAGTAATGAGGCCTCTTTTCGAATGGAAAGACTTTATGTCAGCAAACTCAATATTATACTCGTTCAG ATTTTGAAGCATGATTGGCCCACTAAATGGCGAAGCTTTATTCCAGATCTTGTATCAGCAGCTAAAACTAGTGAAACCATTTGCGAGAATTGTATGGCCATATTGAAG CTCCTAAGTGAAGAGGTTTTTGATTTCTCAAGGGGGGAAATGACACAGTTAAAGATTAAAGAGCTTAAACAATCATTGAACAG TGAGTTTCAACTCATTCATGAGTTGTGCTTATATGTACTATCAGCCTCTCAACGAACCGAGCTGATACGTGCAACATTATCCACACTGCATGCTTTCCTTTCATGGATTCCCCTGGGATATATTTTCGAGTCCCCTTTG CTTGAAACCCTTCTGAAGTTTTTTCCCATGCCTTTATATCGGAATCTTGCCCTTCAATGTCTAACGGAG GTTGCAGCACTTAGTTTCGGTGAATTCTATAATGCACAATATGTTAAGATGTACAATATATTCATGGTGCAGTTACAG ACTATTCTCCCATCCACCACAAACATCCCTGAAGCTTATGCAAATGGATCTGGCGAGGAACAG GCATTCATTCAGAACTTGGCACTGTTTCTCACTTCGTTTTACAAG TCGCATATTCGTGTTCTTGAAACCACACCAGAGACTATAGCTGCATTGCTGATGGGTCTTGAATATCTTGTAAACATCTCCTATGTGGATGACACCGAAGTTTTTAAG GTTTGCTTAGACTATTGGAATGCCTTGGTTTTGGAACTGTTTGAGGCAAATCATAATCTGGATAACCCTGCAGTATCTGCCAATATGATGGGGTTGCAG ATGAATTTGCTTCCTAGTATGGTTGATGGCCTTGGCTCACAACTTTTGCAAAGGCGGCAAATATATGTTGGTATTATGTCAAAGTTGAGGTTGCTCATGATCTGTCGTATGGCTAAGCCAGAAGAGGTTCTCATTGTTGAAGATGAGAACGGGAACATTGTTCGTGAGACCTTGAAGGACAATGATGTTCTAGTTCAATATAAG ATCATGAGGGAGACACTGATATATTTGTCACACCTTGACCACGACGACACCGAGAAGCAG ATGctaaagaaattaaacaaacaacTGACTGGTGAGGATTGGGCATGGAACAACTTAAACACATTATGCTGGGCAATAGGGTCTATATCTGGTTCCATGATGGAAGAACAG GAAAATAGATTTTTGGTGATGGTCATTCGCGACCTGCTGAACTTGTGTGAAATCATAAAGGGGAAAGATAATAAAGCAGTTATTGCAAGCAACATCAT GTATGTTGTCGGACAGTACCCAAGGTTCTTAAGAGCTCATTGGAAGTTCTTAAAGACTGTTGTGAATAAGTTGTTTGAGTTTATGCATGAAACGCATCCTGGAGTTCAG GACATGGCCTGCGACACATTcttgaaaattgttcaaaagtGCAAGCGTAAATTTGTTATTGTACAG GTTGGAGAAAATGAACCATTTGTTTCTGAACTCCTGACAAGCCTGCCGAGTACTGTTGGCGATCTTCAACCTCACCAGATTCATACTTTCTATGAAGCT GTTGGTCATATGATTCAAGCAGAGTCTGATCccaagaagagagaagaatatCTACAGAGATTGATGGGTCTCCCAAATCAG AAATGGGCCGAGATTATAGGGCAAGCACGCCTAAGTGTTGATTTCCTGAAGGATCAGGAGGTAATTCGGACTGTGCTTAATATATTACAG ACAAATACTAGCGTTGCGAGCTCCCTTGGAACGTTTTTCCTGTCTCAGATCTCAATGATATTTCTGGACATGCTTAATGTGTACAG gATGTACAGTGAGCTTGTATCTAGTAACATTGCAGAAGGGGGTCCCTATGCTTCCAAAACATCCTATGTGAAACTTCTTCG GTCGGTGAAGAGGGAGACTCTCAAGTTGATTGAGACATTCTTGGACAAGGCAGAAGACCAACCACACATAGGAAAACAAATTGTGCCTCCCATGTTGGATCCGGTCCTAGGTGACTATGCCAGGAATTTGCCTGATGCTAGAGAGTCGGAGGTTTTGTCACTTTTTGCCACTATCATAAATAA GTACAAGGGTGCAATGATAGATGATGTGCCAAGAATATTTGAAGCTGTTTTCCAGTGCACATTGGAG ATGATCACCAAAAATTTTGAAGATTACCCAGAGCATCGATTGaagttcttttctttgcttcgTGCCATTGCTGCACACTGCTTTGCTGCATTGATTCGATTATCGAGTCCG CAACTGAAGCTTGTCATGGATTCAATTATATGGGCGTTTCGGCACACTGAAAGAAATATTGCTGAAACTGGGCTGAACCTGTTGTTGGAAATGCTGAGAAACTTTCAG AATTCAGAGTTCTGCAATCAGTTTTACCGTACATACTTTCTGACAATTGAGCAAGAAATATTTGCTGTCTTGACTGATACATTTCATAAGCCTGGGTTCAAGTTGCATGTCTTGGTTCTCCAACATTTGTTTAGCCTG GTGGGAAGTAATCTGTTGAAGGAGCCTTTATGGGATGTTGCAGCTGTTCCTTATCAATATCCTAATAATGGAATGTTTGTTCGTGAATATACAATAAAGCTTTTGAGTACTTCATTCCCGAATATGACTGGGGCGGAG GTTGCTCAATTTGTGAATGGACTATTTGAATCAACGGCTGACATACCCACTTTTAAAAATCACATCCGAGACTTCCTAGTGCAATCCAAAGAATTTTCAGCACAG GACAACAAAGATCTTTATGCAGAGGAGGCTGCtgctcagagagagagagaccggcAACGAATGCTTTCTATTCCTGGGCTTATTGCCCCCAATGAGATACAGGACGAAATGGTTGATTCCTAG
- the LOC126630427 gene encoding uncharacterized protein LOC126630427 isoform X2, translating into MLGLDAAGKTTILYKLHIGEVLSTVPTIGFNVEKIQYKNVMFTVWDVGGQEKLRPLWRHYFNNTDGLIYVVDSLDRERIGRAKEEFQAIISDPFMLSSVILVFANKQDMKGAMSPMEVCEGLGLFDLKNRKWHIQGTCALRGDGLYEGLDWLASTLKEMRAAGYSSVGTSSF; encoded by the exons ATGCTTGGCCTCGACGCAGCTGGTAAAACAACCATCCTTTACAAGCTGCACATTGGTGAAGTTTTGTCAACTGTCCCTACAATAG GTTTCAATGTGGAGAAAATTCAGTATAAGAATGTGATGTTCACTGTTTGGGATGTCGGTGGACAAGAGAAACTAAGGCCACTCTGGAGGCATTACTTTAATAACACGGACGGGCTG ATTTACGTTGTTGATTCCTTGGACAGAGAGAGAATTGGAAGAGCGAAGGAGGAATTTCAG GCCATCATCAGTGATCCTTTTATGCTCAGCAGTGTCATCTTGGTGTTTGCTAATAAACAGGATATG AAAGGAGCTATGTCGCCAATGGAAGTGTGTGAAGGACTAGGCCTATTTGATCTCAAGAACAGAAAATGGCACATACAAGGGACTTGTGCCCTTCGAGGCGATGGCCTTTACGAGGGCTTGGATTGGTTAGCTAGCACGCTGAAAGAGATGAGAGCTGCTGGATACTCTTCAGTGGGCACCTCGTCATTCTAA
- the LOC126630427 gene encoding uncharacterized protein LOC126630427 isoform X1, which produces MGQAFRKLFDTFFGNTEMRVVMLGLDAAGKTTILYKLHIGEVLSTVPTIGFNVEKIQYKNVMFTVWDVGGQEKLRPLWRHYFNNTDGLIYVVDSLDRERIGRAKEEFQAIISDPFMLSSVILVFANKQDMKGAMSPMEVCEGLGLFDLKNRKWHIQGTCALRGDGLYEGLDWLASTLKEMRAAGYSSVGTSSF; this is translated from the exons ATGGGTCAAGCTTTTCGGAAGCTCTTCGACACCTTCTTCGGCAACACTGAGATGcga GTTGTAATGCTTGGCCTCGACGCAGCTGGTAAAACAACCATCCTTTACAAGCTGCACATTGGTGAAGTTTTGTCAACTGTCCCTACAATAG GTTTCAATGTGGAGAAAATTCAGTATAAGAATGTGATGTTCACTGTTTGGGATGTCGGTGGACAAGAGAAACTAAGGCCACTCTGGAGGCATTACTTTAATAACACGGACGGGCTG ATTTACGTTGTTGATTCCTTGGACAGAGAGAGAATTGGAAGAGCGAAGGAGGAATTTCAG GCCATCATCAGTGATCCTTTTATGCTCAGCAGTGTCATCTTGGTGTTTGCTAATAAACAGGATATG AAAGGAGCTATGTCGCCAATGGAAGTGTGTGAAGGACTAGGCCTATTTGATCTCAAGAACAGAAAATGGCACATACAAGGGACTTGTGCCCTTCGAGGCGATGGCCTTTACGAGGGCTTGGATTGGTTAGCTAGCACGCTGAAAGAGATGAGAGCTGCTGGATACTCTTCAGTGGGCACCTCGTCATTCTAA
- the LOC126628724 gene encoding anthocyanidin 3-O-glucosyltransferase 2-like: MAPPPPTKIEPQTTNGQPHLADAYDRHVAAAAFPFATHASPMLDIVRRLAAALPNTLFSFFSTSKSNSSLFSNNSNNNMPPNIRVYDVADGVPEGYVFVGKPQEDIELFMKAAPENLRRSLDASVADTGKHISCLITDAFLWFGVHLADDLGALWVPFWLSGLNSLSVHVHTDLIRDTIGTQGITGRENELIVDKNVNIQGLSKVRIKDLQEGVIFGNLDSVFSRMLLQMGRLLPRATAVFMNCFEELDLPVTNDLKFKFNKLLNVGPSNVASRLPPLPPSDALILSWLDKQDAPSSVVYVSFGSVATPPEKELLAIAEALEATGAPFLWSLKDNFKTPLLNEFLTKILSKVNGMVVPWAPQPHVLAHASVGAFVSHCGWNSLLETIAGGVPMICRPFFGDHRLNARMVEDELEIGVNVEGGVFTTEGLVKSLEVVLLAESGRKFRDNIKKVKQLAVEAVGPQGSSTRNFKSLLDVISGSNKA, from the exons ATGGCACCGCCGCCGCCCACCAAAATCGAGCCACAAACAACTAATGGTCAGCCCCATCTCGCCGACGCCTACGACCGTCACGTGGCAGCCGCAGCCTTCCCTTTTGCCACCCATGCAAGTCCCATGCTTGACATCGTTCGCCGCCTAGCTGCCGCCCTTCCAAACACTCTCTTCTCGTTCTTCAGCACTTCGAAATCCAACAGCTCTCTCTTTTCCAACAACAGCAATAATAACATGCCGCCTAACATAAGGGTGTACGATGTGGCTGACGGGGTGCCCGAGGGGTATGTTTTTGTTGGTAAGCCCCAGGAGGACATAGAGCTCTTCATGAAAGCGGCACCGGAAAACTTACGGAGGAGCTTAGACGCCTCCGTGGCGGACACCGGGAAGCATATCAGCTGCTTGATCACCGACGCCTTCCTTTGGTTTGGAGTCCACTTGGCTGACGATTTGGGAGCGCTTTGGGTCCCTTTCTGGCTCTCCGGGCTTAACTCCCTCTCTGTTCACGTGCATACCGATCTCATCCGGGACACTATCGGAACTCAAG GTATTACAGGCCGTGAAAACGAGCTCATCGTCGACAAAAATGTGAACATCCAAGGACTGTCCAAGGTGCGGATCAAAGACTTACAAGAAGGAGTCATTTTCGGAAACTTGGACTCGGTATTTTCCCGCATGCTACTTCAAATGGGTCGGCTCCTCCCCCGCGCCACCGCAGTTTTTATGAACTGCTTCGAAGAACTCGACCTCCCCGTAACAAACGACCTAAAGTTCAAATTCAACAAACTCCTCAACGTAGGACCTTCCAACGTAGCATCCCGGCTGCCACCGCTGCCGCCATCAGACGCTTTGATCTTGTCGTGGCTTGACAAGCAAGACGCTCCATCCTCCGTCGTGTACGTCAGTTTCGGGTCGGTGGCGACCCCGCCGGAGAAGGAGCTGCTAGCAATAGCGGAGGCCCTGGAAGCCACAGGGGCTCCCTTCTTGTGGTCGCTCAAGGACAACTTCAAGACACCGTTGCTGAACGAGTTCTTGACAAAAATATTGTCAAAGGTGAACGGGATGGTGGTGCCGTGGGCTCCTCAGCCGCATGTCCTGGCCCACGCTTCGGTCGGAGCTTTCGTGTCACATTGCGGCTGGAACTCGCTGCTGGAGACTATAGCCGGAGGGGTGCCCATGATTTGTAGGCCATTTTTTGGAGACCACAGGCTTAATGCAAGGATGGTGGAGGACGAGTTGGAGATAGGGGTAAATGTGGAGGGAGGAGTTTTTACCACGGAGGGGCTGGTAAAAAGTTTGGAAGTGGTTTTGTTGGCAGAAAGTGGGAGGAAATTCAGAGACAATATAAAGAAGGTCAAACAACTCGCAGTAGAGGCGGTTGGACCACAAGGGAGCTCCACTCGGAACTTCAAATCGTTGTTGGATGTTATATCAGGATCCAATAAAGCGTAG
- the LOC126628237 gene encoding ER lumen protein-retaining receptor-like, translating into MNLFRLAGDVTHLFSILVLFLKIRSTKSCAGISLKTQELYALVFLTRYLDLIVKYYSVYNTLGKLIFIGTSFATVWHMRYHKVVKQTYNKDQDTFRHYYLILLSLGLALLIPRAFTVIEVLWAFSIYLEAVAILPQLVLLQRSRNIDNLTGNYVFLLGAYRSLYLVNWIYRFFTDLHRVRWIPWISGLVQTALYADFFYYYIKSWKEHEELKLPA; encoded by the exons ATGAATCTGTTTAGGTTGGCTGGAGACGTAACCCACTTGTTCAGCATATTGGTCCTGTTCCTTAAGATCCGCTCCACCAAATCTTGTGCAG GAATTTCACTCAAAACTCAAGAACTCTATGCGTTGGTCTTTCTTACTCGATACCTTGACTTGATCGTCAAGTATTACTCAGTGTATAACACTCTGGGGAAGCTCATATTTATCGGAACTTCTTTTGCCACGGTCTGGCACATGAGGTACCATAAAGTAGTGAAGCAAACCTACAACAAGGATCAAGATACTTTCAGACATTACTATCTCATACTTTTATCCTTGGGGCTGGCTCTTCTGATTCCGCGCGCTTTTACTGTAATTGAG GTTCTGTGGGCATTTTCAATATATCTTGAAGCTGTGGCAATCTTACCACAGTTGGTATTACTGCAGAGGTCAAGAAACATTGACAACTTAACTGGAAATTACGTTTTCCTTCTCGG TGCTTATCGTTCTTTATATCTTGTCAACTGGATTTACCGTTTCTTCACAGACCTCCACAGAGTTCGCTGGATAC CTTGGATTTCAGGCCTAGTTCAGACTGCTCTTTATGCTGATTTTTTCTACTACTATATCAAGAG CTGGAAGGAACACGAGGAGCTTAAGCTTCCCGCTTGA